One genomic segment of Candidatus Zixiibacteriota bacterium includes these proteins:
- a CDS encoding DUF366 family protein produces the protein MKSLFVSEEIKFTGEELVSHWAYAKFDLLGDSIVSFIGPCEVEEKYLVGIDHYKKKIQVRSERMLHFILEHFDLDLEKAILKQKLLVSILKDKLNHRLKGDVLQRWGNDIFDGDAKLTISTVTRTRVSTKIHLGVNISSKNTPVKTKGLEDYGLDPLDLAQVVMNQYRLDMRRVSERLVKTRSIE, from the coding sequence ATGAAATCGCTTTTTGTGTCTGAGGAGATAAAATTTACCGGAGAAGAGCTCGTCTCCCATTGGGCATATGCTAAATTTGACCTTTTAGGAGACAGCATCGTCAGCTTCATCGGTCCGTGCGAGGTAGAGGAAAAGTATCTAGTAGGAATCGACCACTACAAGAAGAAAATCCAGGTAAGAAGTGAGAGGATGCTGCATTTCATCCTCGAACATTTCGATCTGGATCTGGAAAAGGCGATCTTAAAACAGAAGCTTCTGGTTTCAATCTTAAAGGACAAATTAAATCACCGGCTAAAAGGGGATGTCCTGCAGAGGTGGGGGAACGATATCTTCGACGGGGACGCCAAGCTGACCATCTCCACAGTCACCCGCACAAGAGTCTCCACCAAGATCCATCTGGGGGTTAATATCTCCAGTAAGAATACTCCGGTTAAGACCAAGGGTCTGGAGGATTACGGACTGGATCCGCTTGATCTGGCTCAGGTGGTGATGAACCAGTATCGCCTGGATATGAGAAGGGTTTCCGAAAGATTGGTCAAGACCAGGAGTAT